TCAAAAGCGCTCTAAATTGCTAAAATGGGCTATATGTATTAAGATGCCTTGCATTGCTTTGCAGGTGGCACAGTCGCTCAAACGACCTCTGGCCTCCCCTGTGATCGCCACGGAGACCAAACGGCCCTCCATCATTCAAAACATCTCTGCGCCCATGGCCACGTCCAAGCTGGCATCGCCCAAAGTGTTGAGTTTTACAGTTGACCCCAACAAAACGGACGAGCAGCTATCAGTACTGAGGTCCAGCTACACACAGTGTCCTTTCCCCGAGGAAGATGAGGTAAGAATAAGTGAGTGAAATGACGTTTCTTGTGCCATGCAAGGTCAAATTTTTGGCATTGAGATTTTTATAGCTGCATCTAATTTATAATTTAGTGCgactgccttttttttttaacacaccaCTACAGAACTTtaagaaaagacacacacacgctatagttttcattttctgttgcatgtTGTGATGTGGTAGATCTACAGGCTGATAGAGACCACAGGGCTGTCCAGAGGAGAGATAAAGAAGTGGTTCAGTGAACAGAGGCTCCTTAATCTGAAAGGTATGTGGTGTGATCAGTACCACACATctaaagcaataaaacaaatcctGACAGTGATTAATCACACATCTGTCTGTAGGTTTTAAACAAGctaatatgtgtatatatatacacacacacacacacacacacacacaaacacacaaattgtGCTTAATTGTAGTCAGTAATCAGTTTTTCCAAGCACCAGCAGTGCCATGTGTTGTTTAGTAATTTAATTACCCATGTGGTCTTCGGTCTTTaagtctgtctctgtgtgtgtctcttgaaGGTGTTCCTCCACCTCCAGTGTTGGTGAAAGCAGAGGTGACACCAGCACCTAAAGACGGTCCTGTAAAGAAAGCGGTCCCCAGCCATTTCCCCCTGCTGGAGAGGGTGAAGGGGAAGTCGTCAGAACAGCTAAAAGCCCTGGAGGAGAGCTTTCAGAGAAGCGGCACTCCGACAGAGGCAGTGCTAGGTACAGCCAAGCCCTTTTACAAGCAAATGGACTTAATCGCATAACTCAGGATTGAAAGAGTTAAGATTAGACTCATTCTTATTTTGGTTTGTAATATGTAACATAAGAGTGGCAATAAAGATAGAGGAGAGTAGAGGCATTAACGCCCCATCTACTCAAACACTGGTTTGACTTGTCTGACTTTgcactgaagaagaagaagactacATCTTGCGTCCAGCCATTAGACCTTTGACATACCTTAAGCATTATCCTTTTCAGTTACAGGATTGCTAAATGTGGTGAAAACCACTACCATGTACTTCTTTATGTTTAAACAGATGTTATTTTACTCACTTCTTTCCTGGTGCTCCCATTCCTGGGCCTAAATCAAGATGCTTTGTGTGAGCAcattatacataatatattaacatacagaaacacaagacaacacTGCAGGTTTGTAATAAATGAAGAACTTGCCAGTTATATCTTCTATATTTCTAATATCCATTTACGTGGTACATGCCCTGAGAAAATATACACAGAATATTTAAAGCACTAATTAAAAACTTCAAGTTCAGTGTCCTCCTCCTCACTGTAACGTAAATGTTAACATTACTTCAAACAAGTccaacagtgttttcttttgtttttactagTTCATAGCATGTGACTTAATTCTCTTTCACCCCAAAGGAACTGCAGGGCCCCATATGGTAGGTTCctgcagaaatgtttttaatgagcCCGTTGTGGTGTCCCCTGGAGGGAGACTGAATTCCCagatttccccccaaaaaaatctctTCCGTTTTGAGGTAACACAGCTCATCTGACCAACTGAACTCTGTCCTGCTGCAGACCAGCTGGCCCAAGAGACCAGGCTGTCCAAGACGGAGGTGGACTGCTGGTTTTCGGAGCGCAGGGCGCTGAGGGAAAACATGGAGAAGGCTTTACTCTCCATGTCTGCAAAGAGCGCAGAGGAGCGGCCGGGAGCGCTGCTGAACGGTGCTTCCCACGGAGGGAAACCTCTACGCTGCTCTCCTCAGCCACCTGtcctctcctcttcatcctcctcctcccctcctgtGCTCGCAGCCTCCTCCCCTCATCCCCcaaccctctcctcctcctcggcATCTCCTCCCATcctcacttcctcctcctcttctccccaTCCTCCCATCCTGTTGGCCTCCACCAGCCCGGCTCCCATTACCAGCCGCTCGCTCAGCCTGCTCAGAGAGGTAAGaagctagggctgcacaatatatcgtttCTTTTAATCCTCATCACAATATCAACAGGcgcaatatactgtatatatcacaAAAGGTTGCGACATATTGCGATAGACAAACAggaaactgcactttaaaaacaaacattcatacattttttaggTGTGCCTTTTACGCTCAATTTGtccaataaaagaatgttgaaaatggcactatttctttttttttgaatgatgaCAAGACGGAAGGAAAGCAAGCCCAACTTAAATAGAAGGaacaaggctatttttaaaatgtaaggagtagaaagtacagataaatggctgaaaatgtaaagagtagaagtaaaaagtctgctgtatGATAATTGCGCCAGTAAAGAATAAATACCCAAAATTTCTACTTCATTAAGGtaaggtatttgtactttgttacttgacATCTCTGAGAACTATATATATCTCTCATATGACATATTGTTGTTGATCTGAAAcatttaagtgtgacaaacatgcaaaaaataagaaatcagGCAGAGTGCAAATACCTTTTTCGTATACCACCGTTCACCATCTGATGATCTCTGacggaggaagtattcagatgcttttttaagtaaatgtagGAATACTCCTAACTTAATTTTGCTGATGTTGTCATCCCtagaaccacaaaacaatgATACTTAACATCTCACATTGTTGATCAGGTATTGAGTGATTACTTGACCATGAGCTCTGGCCGAAGGCTTCACAGACATGTTCTCTAAATAAGAAAACAAGGCCCACACTACCTTTTACTTTCCCTTATAGCTGATCATTGAATGTAGAGCTTTTATGTAGAGTTTATCATACTGGCCGACTAAAGCATTTAGTTTTTGCTATGGAACTGTGGAATACATGTATTGTTAGggtgtaaaatgttttgtgttggtCTTGGCAGAGATTCTGTCGGACTCAGTGGCCATCTCCCGAGGAGTACAGCCAGCTGGAGGTCCAGACAAGCCTCGGGCGCACCGACATTGTCCGCTGGTTCAAGGAGCACCGCTCGGCACTGAAAAACGGCGAAACTCTGGACTGGATGGAAAGTTTCCAAAACCTTGTAGAGGAGCAGAAGGCAGGCAAGGAACAGAACGGCAAGAGTCCTGAGAAAAAACAGTGCGTTTCCTTGGAAGTCACAGCTGGGAAAGGTGAGTTTTGCAagagaaaatcaacacttttgttgatgctctTCATCTATATATTAACTATTTCTTACGCTTATATACCTTTTTTCAACCcttatgctttttttcaatgtttgtcgcttttttgatgttttcaacactacgtaactctaacttaactttagtttcgtagttatttttggagtttatggtcaatacctaatgtttgaattagGAAAGTAGAAAtaggaattatttcgactaatattaaaggaatggatgtttaTGGATAATCAAActggaatgtgtcaacttttaatcaatactatttcaaaaccttttcaatgttttttgtcaaatcctgtaaaattgaataagacatgccaaaataaatgaaagtagagatttgtacttgccaaagagcgttgtgtggaatctatcatgttattttggataattgttaatttgacccgaggacaacacaagggttaaaaccatGTTGCAAAGTGTTTCAAAcccttgtttttactttttgttttgtctctcacCTTTTGAATTTTACAGTCCTTGGTGCAGTGGGGGAGGCCATTGAGAACAGAGCAGCTGCTGCAGAGCACTCCAAGCTGCCCAACCAAGACAAAGTCCAGTGGTTGACTGACAGATTAGCCCACAGCGTGACGGACCTGAGCCGGACCAGACCGGACCAGACCAGCTCAAGCGCTGCTGACAAAGGGAGGTGGGTGGATAGAGGGAAACAGATCTTTTATCCTATATTTATTCTCTAGTGGGAGATGTTATacggacaaaaaaaagaacggCTCACTGCCAATATTTGATTTGGTTTTTAAAGGAATATCTGAGGAGTTATTTTAAGGATTGTTTTGTGAAAGCAGTCTAAAAATACAGCACTGTATGGGCATTGGAACTCATGGAAGCTGAATTactgcatatttttttgttgcatcaacTAGATATTCCTGCATGGTTCTCAGAGCCATTCAATGTGCACATCGAAATATTTCTTTGCTTTTAGTTTCTAAGgagtctgtttgtgtttaaacTTTGTCTGCTTCCTTGCCAGGTGGGTAAAGGTGACTGTGGCAGTGGGGGAGGAGAGTGAAGCGGGAGTGGAAAGACCGAGGCTGGCGACAGACACAGAAGTTCTGAGCTTGGAGCAATCTGGGAGGGTCACTGGTTGACGGTAGGTGGAAATAtccttcaaaagaaaacaaacaggctAACCCGTATTCTCCACAGGTGAATCTGTGCTGCTGCTACGGCTGCACCGCGGTTTTGTTCCGTCCTCGGCCTCGGCCACGCGTCATACCACACCAGTAGTGTCTCAAAGGGGAGCGTCTTGCCTGCTCTACTCGcagattttattgtctctacaagAAGACGTGCCTGATGGAAACGGGGATACACTCAAGCAACTCCTTTCACAACATATTGACCTTTGAT
The genomic region above belongs to Etheostoma cragini isolate CJK2018 chromosome 6, CSU_Ecrag_1.0, whole genome shotgun sequence and contains:
- the LOC117945962 gene encoding zinc fingers and homeoboxes protein 2-like, encoding MSSRRKASTPLMIRPERTMVELDDDTEDDMETTMENHAEEGPMETDLSTEAEPSVELDLMGKALDPPTAPDKPATEPPDLSKPQRRQQGGYECKYCPFSTQNLNTFKEHVDANHPNVILNPLYLCAVCNFNTKKFDTLTEHNERCHPGESNFKFKRIKLNNQTILEQTIEGCSNNAVIYNTSSAISGKGNEQGALALSKPTTVKISKPKIMSDNKRTDLAKKPITAVNVNGTVIIPESTLLKAEGLSHIMPSLQRPLNYTQVPKIAVPLNTSKYNPSLDDNLTLISSFNNFPYPTQAELSWLTAASKHPEEQIKVWFTTQRLKQGISWSPEEVEEARKKMFNGTISSMPQTFTVVASQLNSQPCNPSAPSAASKAMQSAASVLQSLPCHLLGQTSLVLTPVANGSTVTCAPLALTVANQVAQSLKRPLASPVIATETKRPSIIQNISAPMATSKLASPKVLSFTVDPNKTDEQLSVLRSSYTQCPFPEEDEIYRLIETTGLSRGEIKKWFSEQRLLNLKGVPPPPVLVKAEVTPAPKDGPVKKAVPSHFPLLERVKGKSSEQLKALEESFQRSGTPTEAVLDQLAQETRLSKTEVDCWFSERRALRENMEKALLSMSAKSAEERPGALLNGASHGGKPLRCSPQPPVLSSSSSSSPPVLAASSPHPPTLSSSSASPPILTSSSSSPHPPILLASTSPAPITSRSLSLLRERFCRTQWPSPEEYSQLEVQTSLGRTDIVRWFKEHRSALKNGETLDWMESFQNLVEEQKAGKEQNGKSPEKKQCVSLEVTAGKVLGAVGEAIENRAAAAEHSKLPNQDKVQWLTDRLAHSVTDLSRTRPDQTSSSAADKGRWVKVTVAVGEESEAGVERPRLATDTEVLSLEQSGRVTG